The following are encoded together in the Microcoleus sp. FACHB-68 genome:
- a CDS encoding ATP-binding cassette domain-containing protein, with the protein MSNLDPPSGGPLPSPNPQIPILKVQNLTVYQGNYTAIQDVSFELQPGTDTAIVGPNGAGKSTLVQAVLGLIPHTAGQIQILGRPMDRLGNLCHQLGYVPQNFLFDRSFPITVWELVGLGWVAGLNHQNPKFKWFWQTNPEKVAAVTAALHRVDAYRLRHQAIGTLSGGQMKRVLLAYCLVMPRRLLVLDEAFAGVDAQGEAEFYALLNQLKREQNWTVLQISHDLDMICRHCDRVICLNQRVVCTGQPDIALAPQNLLATYGPAFSRYHHNH; encoded by the coding sequence GTGAGCAACCTCGACCCACCCAGCGGTGGCCCATTACCCTCTCCAAATCCCCAGATCCCGATCCTGAAGGTACAAAATCTGACGGTATATCAAGGCAACTATACGGCGATTCAGGATGTCTCATTTGAGTTGCAACCCGGAACAGATACAGCGATCGTTGGCCCTAATGGTGCCGGCAAAAGTACGCTGGTGCAAGCAGTTTTGGGTTTAATTCCGCACACAGCCGGCCAGATCCAAATATTAGGCCGGCCTATGGATCGGCTGGGAAACCTGTGCCACCAACTCGGCTATGTGCCGCAAAACTTTCTTTTTGATCGCTCATTTCCGATTACTGTCTGGGAATTGGTGGGGTTGGGATGGGTGGCTGGGTTAAACCATCAAAATCCAAAATTCAAGTGGTTTTGGCAAACCAACCCAGAAAAAGTCGCAGCAGTAACCGCTGCCTTGCATCGAGTAGATGCTTACCGGCTGCGTCATCAAGCTATTGGCACCTTAAGTGGTGGCCAGATGAAACGGGTGTTGCTGGCTTATTGCTTGGTTATGCCACGCCGGCTGCTAGTGCTTGATGAAGCATTTGCCGGCGTAGACGCGCAGGGAGAAGCCGAGTTTTACGCCTTGCTTAACCAACTCAAACGCGAACAAAATTGGACAGTTTTGCAAATCTCTCACGATCTGGATATGATTTGCCGGCATTGTGATCGCGTTATTTGCCTCAACCAAAGAGTCGTGTGTACCGGCCAACCCGACATTGCTTTAGCCCCTCAAAACTTGCTAGCCACTTATGGGCCGGCCTTTAGCCGGTATCACCACAACCACTAA
- a CDS encoding metal ABC transporter substrate-binding protein encodes MKSPNLQRLLPALLLLTIATGCNQTPSTPVSSAQNTASNSKQLKVVATFLPIYWFTKAVAGDKAEVEILIPPGTEVHEYQATPANVRSLAQADVLVKNGLDLEEFLEATVKNSQNPKLKQVEASKGIQTLQEISPVVKPIEGAGNEDHDHDHNEDKTKDAHEHRSGNPHVWIDPVLAKQQVQNIRDGLIAADPDNKASYETNAAAYIQQLEQLDSRFKQQMQKYPNCTFVTFHDAYPYLAKRYQLQQVAVVNIPEQSISPADVGKTIAAVKQYNVKALFGEPGVDNKLLQSLSQDLSLTLRPLDSLESGPLDPQHYFTAMQTNLQTIESACQ; translated from the coding sequence GTGAAAAGCCCCAACTTGCAGCGCTTGCTGCCGGCATTATTGCTGCTGACTATCGCCACCGGCTGCAACCAAACCCCCTCCACACCCGTATCTAGCGCACAGAATACAGCATCTAACTCAAAACAACTCAAAGTCGTAGCAACCTTTCTCCCGATCTATTGGTTCACCAAAGCAGTAGCCGGCGACAAAGCAGAAGTAGAAATTTTAATCCCCCCAGGCACAGAAGTGCATGAGTACCAAGCCACGCCGGCAAACGTGCGATCACTAGCACAAGCAGATGTGCTCGTTAAAAATGGCTTGGACTTAGAAGAATTTCTAGAAGCAACCGTAAAAAACTCCCAAAACCCCAAGCTGAAACAAGTAGAGGCAAGCAAAGGCATTCAAACCTTACAGGAAATTTCCCCTGTCGTGAAGCCAATTGAAGGTGCCGGCAATGAAGATCACGATCATGACCATAATGAAGACAAGACAAAAGATGCTCACGAACACAGAAGCGGCAACCCCCACGTCTGGATCGATCCAGTCTTAGCCAAACAACAGGTACAAAATATTCGCGATGGCTTAATTGCAGCCGATCCAGACAATAAAGCCTCCTATGAAACCAATGCTGCTGCTTACATCCAGCAACTCGAACAACTCGACAGCCGGTTTAAACAGCAGATGCAAAAGTATCCCAACTGCACCTTTGTCACATTCCACGACGCCTATCCCTACCTCGCCAAGCGATACCAACTGCAACAAGTCGCCGTTGTCAATATCCCAGAACAAAGCATTTCCCCGGCTGATGTGGGAAAAACCATTGCAGCCGTAAAACAATACAACGTCAAAGCACTATTTGGGGAACCGGGGGTAGATAATAAATTGCTGCAAAGTCTTTCCCAAGACCTCAGCTTAACCCTGCGTCCTCTAGACTCATTAGAATCTGGCCCGCTCGATCCGCAGCATTACTTTACAGCGATGCAAACCAATCTGCAAACCATTGAATCTGCTTGTCAATAG
- a CDS encoding tetratricopeptide repeat protein — protein MQTSLEQKTLFWPSRIQLVRLACSAAGILLLLSVAADFRPVFAQQSQQSKPDEPYTSPLEITKPDPLLPQWPLKKPLTPLEVQALTTALDELNQLATAQLQAGNLAEAFKIWYRELRLRRFLGPLAEVEALTRVAKIALSQNQTTQVQLITQRLQVIYLEAQAQPPITPQLLQALGDVFVLVQAKQSAVDVYQKILANAQARQDVPAQEIALKTIAELYFGGLNFSEAAVAYEQLLALSEAKVTRTEQTRLEEDTYLQQLAFIYDHVQQHQKALDVRTKILNRYRIAKDPTQVATLKIAMGEDYEALGRLGKAAQYYQEAYTLAWQLQQYARAGEALQNLATLYRSQNELEAALQVYQILVVVDQKGYNFFGMMDTYDRIGKIYLDRQAYTQALAAFQKGLELANQLKYQEDYFYRQIELVNQKRSP, from the coding sequence ATGCAAACGTCGCTTGAGCAAAAAACCTTATTTTGGCCAAGTCGCATTCAACTTGTGAGGCTGGCTTGTTCCGCCGCCGGCATCCTTTTGCTGTTGTCGGTGGCAGCCGATTTTAGGCCGGTTTTTGCTCAGCAGTCCCAGCAATCTAAGCCAGATGAGCCTTATACTAGCCCCCTGGAGATTACCAAACCCGATCCCCTACTGCCTCAATGGCCCTTAAAAAAGCCGTTAACTCCTCTAGAAGTTCAAGCTTTAACCACTGCACTCGATGAACTCAACCAGTTGGCAACTGCCCAACTACAGGCGGGAAATTTAGCAGAAGCCTTTAAAATTTGGTATCGAGAACTGCGGTTGCGCCGCTTTCTTGGCCCTCTAGCAGAAGTAGAAGCCTTAACCAGAGTCGCGAAAATTGCCCTAAGTCAAAATCAGACAACACAAGTCCAGTTGATCACCCAACGGTTGCAAGTCATTTATCTAGAAGCACAAGCGCAACCCCCTATTACTCCCCAATTGCTGCAAGCTTTAGGAGATGTGTTTGTATTGGTGCAAGCAAAACAATCCGCTGTAGATGTTTACCAGAAAATTCTAGCCAACGCACAGGCGAGACAAGATGTGCCGGCGCAAGAAATCGCCCTGAAAACAATCGCCGAACTTTACTTTGGCGGATTAAACTTCTCAGAAGCAGCCGTTGCTTACGAGCAACTATTAGCGCTGAGTGAAGCAAAAGTAACCCGCACTGAGCAAACTCGATTAGAAGAAGATACCTATCTCCAACAACTCGCCTTTATTTATGATCATGTTCAACAACATCAAAAAGCATTAGATGTTCGCACAAAAATTTTAAATCGCTACCGCATTGCCAAAGATCCAACGCAAGTAGCGACACTTAAAATTGCAATGGGAGAAGATTATGAAGCATTAGGCCGGCTTGGTAAAGCCGCTCAATACTATCAAGAAGCCTACACTTTAGCATGGCAATTGCAGCAATATGCTAGAGCCGGCGAAGCATTGCAAAACTTAGCCACACTTTATCGCTCACAGAACGAACTCGAAGCAGCCCTGCAAGTTTATCAAATTTTAGTCGTAGTCGATCAAAAAGGTTACAACTTTTTTGGAATGATGGATACTTATGATCGAATCGGCAAAATATATTTAGATCGTCAAGCTTACACCCAAGCCCTAGCCGCCTTTCAAAAAGGATTAGAACTGGCAAACCAACTAAAATATCAAGAAGATTACTTTTATCGACAAATTGAGCTAGTCAATCAAAAACGCTCTCCCTAA
- a CDS encoding esterase-like activity of phytase family protein: MSREFVNISACYRALSGVLAKLSLGKTGLNVRWFVSWLLVPALVLSNLLTGCTLPQVTAEQGNSLPAQEKTLSPAQERRILAAEKRIFLDLSLEFLGEYQLPPQTFEDTPIGGLSGIAYDRKRDRFYAISDDPSAFSPARFYTLRLALNSDSAGEISIQNVEVEGVTQLIGEDGQPFERNLINPEGIAFAPPNTIFVASEGIANLDIPPFVEKFDLNTGQWQQNLPIPPRYIPDRSNPDNRQGVQNNLGFESLTVDSGGVGEPLRLFTATESPLEQDRDPPSADQEVKNRLMHYLISDLPPLLISEHLYLMDTGPRWSVANGLTELLTLGRGGHFLGLERSLGFLGYGAKIYQLATGAATDTSGIASLKGELRKIEPVRKKLLLDLSTLGITLDNLEGMTLGPRLPDGTESLLLVSDNNFDEAQVTQFLLFRLKQGH; the protein is encoded by the coding sequence GTGAGCAGAGAATTTGTAAACATTAGCGCTTGCTATCGAGCCTTATCAGGCGTTCTGGCGAAACTTTCTTTAGGAAAGACGGGATTGAACGTTCGTTGGTTCGTTTCCTGGCTGTTAGTACCGGCACTCGTTCTATCCAATTTACTCACCGGCTGTACTTTACCCCAAGTGACGGCTGAACAAGGGAATTCGCTGCCGGCGCAGGAAAAAACGTTGTCGCCGGCACAGGAGAGACGGATACTAGCGGCTGAGAAACGGATTTTTCTGGATTTATCCCTAGAATTTTTAGGCGAGTACCAACTACCCCCGCAAACGTTTGAGGATACGCCGATAGGGGGTTTATCTGGAATTGCCTATGATCGCAAGCGAGACCGCTTCTATGCAATCTCTGACGATCCGAGTGCCTTCTCGCCGGCTCGATTTTACACCCTCCGCCTCGCTCTTAATTCTGACAGTGCCGGTGAAATTAGCATTCAAAATGTTGAAGTTGAAGGCGTTACCCAACTGATTGGTGAGGATGGCCAACCGTTTGAGCGGAATTTGATCAACCCTGAAGGAATTGCCTTTGCCCCTCCAAATACCATATTTGTCGCCAGCGAAGGAATTGCAAATCTGGATATTCCTCCGTTTGTAGAAAAATTTGACCTTAATACCGGCCAGTGGCAGCAAAATTTACCCATCCCGCCACGTTATATCCCCGATAGGAGTAATCCTGATAATCGGCAAGGGGTACAAAATAATTTAGGGTTTGAATCTTTAACGGTAGACTCAGGCGGCGTTGGGGAACCGCTTCGCCTGTTTACAGCCACCGAGTCGCCTCTGGAACAGGATCGCGATCCACCAAGCGCTGATCAAGAGGTCAAAAACCGGCTGATGCATTATTTGATTAGTGATCTGCCACCGCTGTTAATTTCTGAACATCTTTATTTGATGGACACAGGGCCAAGGTGGTCGGTTGCCAATGGTTTAACTGAGTTATTAACGTTGGGCCGGGGGGGTCATTTTCTGGGTTTGGAACGTTCTTTGGGTTTCTTGGGGTATGGGGCCAAGATTTATCAATTGGCCACCGGGGCGGCGACAGATACCTCTGGCATTGCCAGTCTCAAAGGTGAATTGCGAAAAATTGAGCCGGTGAGGAAAAAGTTATTGCTAGACTTGAGCACGCTGGGAATTACTTTAGACAATTTGGAGGGCATGACGCTTGGCCCTCGATTGCCAGATGGGACAGAGAGTTTACTGTTGGTCAGTGATAACAATTTCGATGAAGCCCAAGTGACGCAGTTTTTGTTGTTCCGCCTCAAACAAGGGCATTGA
- a CDS encoding chromophore lyase CpcT/CpeT: MTHSTDIATLARWMACDFSNQQQAFENPPFFAHIRVCMRPLPVALLGGMSLYLEQAYDYMLNEPYRVRVLKLVPAEDHIKIENYAVEGEEQFYGASRQSERLKDLTVGRLKLLPGCTFITHWTGKGFKGEVEPGKGCIVVRKGKTTYLDSFFEIDEHKFVSHDRGRDPETDEHLWGALAGPFEFVRCGSFADEIAVNA, translated from the coding sequence ATGACCCACTCGACGGATATTGCCACGTTGGCCCGCTGGATGGCTTGTGACTTTAGCAACCAGCAACAAGCTTTTGAAAATCCTCCTTTTTTTGCTCACATTCGCGTTTGTATGCGACCTCTGCCGGTAGCACTCCTTGGTGGCATGAGTCTTTATTTAGAGCAGGCGTATGATTATATGCTCAATGAGCCGTACCGAGTGCGGGTTTTAAAGTTGGTGCCGGCAGAGGATCACATCAAAATTGAGAATTATGCGGTTGAGGGAGAAGAACAGTTTTATGGGGCTTCTCGCCAAAGCGAACGCTTAAAAGACCTTACGGTTGGCCGGCTGAAACTCTTACCGGGCTGCACGTTTATCACGCACTGGACAGGGAAGGGGTTCAAAGGCGAAGTAGAACCGGGTAAAGGTTGCATTGTGGTGCGTAAAGGAAAAACGACTTATCTTGACAGTTTCTTTGAAATTGATGAACACAAATTCGTCAGCCATGATCGGGGACGCGATCCAGAAACTGATGAACATCTCTGGGGCGCACTTGCCGGCCCATTTGAATTTGTCCGCTGTGGCAGTTTTGCTGATGAGATCGCTGTGAATGCTTAA
- a CDS encoding NAD-dependent epimerase/dehydratase family protein, protein MRVLVIGGDGYCGWATALYLSNQGYEVGILDSLVRRHWDLELCVETLTPIAPIQQRIQRWRDLTGKSIDLFVGDINNYDFLKQSLCRFEPTTIVHFGEQRSAPFSMIDREHAVLTQVNNVVGTLNLLYAMKEHFPDCHLVKLGTMGEYGTPNIDIEEGYITIEHNGRKDTLPYPKQPGSFYHASKVHDSTNIQFACRIWGLRATDLNQGVVYGVLTEETGMDELLINRLDYDGVFGTALNRFCIQAAIGHPLTVYGKGGQTRGFLDIRDTVRCMELAIANPAQPGEFRVFNQFTELFSIGDLAMMVKKAGNAVGLDVEIQNFDNPRVEKEEHYFNAKNTNLLDLGLQPHYLSDSLLDSLLNFAIKYKNRVDKDQILPKVSWRR, encoded by the coding sequence ATGAGAGTCCTGGTTATTGGCGGTGATGGCTATTGCGGTTGGGCAACCGCACTTTATCTTTCTAACCAAGGTTACGAAGTCGGCATTTTAGATAGCTTAGTGCGGCGGCACTGGGATCTAGAACTTTGCGTGGAAACCCTGACTCCGATTGCGCCGATCCAGCAACGTATTCAGCGCTGGCGCGATCTCACCGGCAAATCCATCGACTTATTTGTTGGGGACATCAATAATTACGATTTCCTCAAACAATCGTTGTGCCGGTTTGAACCGACCACAATCGTCCACTTTGGCGAACAGCGTTCCGCCCCATTCTCGATGATTGACCGCGAACACGCAGTTCTGACCCAAGTCAACAACGTCGTGGGAACGCTGAATCTGCTGTACGCCATGAAAGAACATTTCCCCGATTGCCACTTGGTGAAACTGGGGACAATGGGTGAGTATGGCACGCCGAATATCGATATTGAAGAAGGTTACATCACCATCGAACACAACGGGCGCAAGGATACCTTACCCTATCCCAAGCAACCGGGTAGCTTCTACCATGCCAGTAAAGTCCATGACAGCACGAACATCCAGTTTGCTTGCCGGATCTGGGGTTTGCGGGCTACCGATTTAAATCAAGGCGTTGTTTACGGCGTCTTGACAGAAGAAACCGGCATGGATGAGCTTTTAATCAACCGGCTGGATTATGATGGCGTGTTTGGCACAGCCTTGAACCGTTTTTGCATCCAGGCAGCAATTGGCCATCCCCTAACCGTTTATGGCAAGGGTGGACAAACGCGGGGCTTCTTGGATATTCGTGACACAGTGCGGTGCATGGAACTGGCAATCGCTAATCCAGCGCAACCGGGTGAATTTCGAGTGTTCAACCAGTTCACGGAACTGTTTAGCATCGGCGACTTAGCCATGATGGTGAAAAAGGCCGGCAATGCAGTGGGATTAGATGTAGAAATCCAAAACTTTGATAATCCCAGAGTTGAAAAAGAAGAGCATTATTTCAATGCTAAAAATACCAATCTTCTTGATCTAGGTTTGCAGCCTCACTATCTCTCTGATTCGCTGTTAGATTCGTTGCTGAACTTTGCGATTAAGTACAAAAACCGCGTTGATAAAGATCAAATTCTGCCCAAAGTTTCTTGGCGTCGATAA
- a CDS encoding glycosyltransferase, with product MRIALFTETFLPKVDGIVTRLRHTVEHLQRAGDQVLIFCPDGGLREYKGAKIYGVSGVPLPLYPELKMAFPRPAIGQQLEQFQPDIIHAVNPAVLGLGGLYYAKTLGIPLVASYHTHLPKYLQHYGLGMLEPLLWELLKTGHNQAQLNLCTSTAMVQELTEHGIERVDLWQRGVDTEMFQPHLASQEMRVRLSQGYPESPLLLYVGRLGAEKEIERIKPVLEAIPNARLALVGDGPNRQALEQHFAGTATHFVGYLQGLELAAAYASADAFIFPSRTETLGLVLLEAMAAGCPAIAARSGGIPDIVTDGVNGYLFNPEDEDGAIAATLSLLAHHEERETLRQNARREAERWGWAAATAQLRRYYQAVLAPQSMPRAA from the coding sequence ATGCGAATTGCCCTTTTTACCGAAACTTTTTTGCCTAAAGTTGACGGCATCGTGACGCGCCTGCGCCACACAGTTGAACATTTGCAGCGTGCCGGCGATCAAGTCTTGATTTTCTGCCCCGATGGGGGCTTGCGTGAGTACAAGGGAGCTAAAATTTACGGCGTTTCTGGTGTCCCCCTACCGCTGTACCCAGAGCTGAAAATGGCCTTCCCGCGACCGGCAATTGGGCAGCAGCTAGAACAGTTTCAGCCAGATATCATTCATGCTGTCAACCCAGCAGTTTTGGGATTGGGCGGGCTTTACTACGCCAAAACTTTAGGCATTCCGTTGGTAGCGTCTTACCACACTCATCTGCCGAAATATCTCCAGCATTACGGGTTAGGAATGCTAGAACCCTTGCTGTGGGAATTGCTAAAAACCGGCCACAATCAAGCTCAGCTTAATTTGTGTACCTCAACGGCAATGGTGCAAGAACTAACAGAACACGGCATTGAACGGGTGGATCTGTGGCAGCGAGGGGTTGATACGGAGATGTTTCAGCCCCATCTAGCCAGCCAGGAAATGCGCGTGCGCCTCAGCCAAGGCTATCCAGAAAGCCCTTTATTGCTCTATGTAGGGCGGTTGGGTGCTGAAAAAGAAATTGAACGCATTAAGCCGGTGCTAGAAGCAATTCCCAATGCTCGTCTTGCTTTAGTGGGCGATGGCCCAAACCGGCAAGCCTTGGAACAGCACTTTGCCGGCACAGCCACCCATTTTGTCGGCTACCTTCAAGGATTAGAATTAGCCGCTGCATACGCCTCTGCCGACGCTTTTATCTTTCCCTCGCGCACTGAAACCCTAGGATTAGTGCTGCTAGAAGCGATGGCTGCCGGCTGCCCTGCCATCGCAGCGCGTTCTGGCGGAATTCCCGATATCGTCACCGATGGCGTCAACGGCTATCTCTTCAACCCAGAAGATGAAGATGGGGCAATTGCAGCAACTCTCAGCCTTTTAGCGCATCACGAAGAACGGGAAACCCTGCGGCAAAACGCCCGCCGGGAAGCCGAACGTTGGGGATGGGCTGCTGCCACAGCGCAACTGCGCCGGTACTATCAAGCCGTACTCGCACCTCAATCGATGCCCAGGGCAGCTTAG
- a CDS encoding metal ABC transporter permease, producing MYNTSYFAVTGSADFFSLLQFPFMQRAIAGGILMGILGGLLGSFVTLRRLSYFSDAVGSASLVGIVLGVLINVNPTWTLLPFTIIFGLSVLYLIDQTDLASDSVFSIAESGGLAIGVILTSFIPGYRGNLLAVLFGDILAINETDLILILLLLLASAVFVLSTLRQQILLTLNPALAKVQGVSVDLHRYIFVVLLSLTVAVAIKAVGILLVNAFLVIPASTAKLLSHKFSQFLTLCAILGVFSSAVGLLGSGLFNFASGPSIVLVQFLLFVGIMAWQKGFAVRSRV from the coding sequence ATGTATAACACTTCCTACTTCGCCGTCACCGGCAGCGCTGATTTTTTCAGCTTGTTGCAGTTTCCTTTCATGCAGCGTGCGATCGCCGGTGGCATTCTCATGGGCATTTTGGGAGGCTTACTCGGCAGCTTTGTCACCCTGAGACGGTTGTCTTATTTCAGCGATGCTGTTGGTAGCGCATCTCTGGTGGGGATTGTTTTGGGCGTCTTAATCAACGTCAATCCAACTTGGACGCTGCTGCCCTTTACCATTATTTTTGGCCTCAGCGTCCTGTACTTAATTGACCAAACCGATCTAGCCAGCGACAGCGTTTTCAGTATTGCAGAATCGGGAGGCTTGGCTATTGGCGTCATCCTCACCAGCTTTATCCCCGGTTATCGGGGCAACTTGCTGGCAGTTCTGTTTGGCGATATTTTGGCTATTAATGAAACGGATTTAATCTTAATTCTGCTGCTGCTTCTCGCTAGCGCGGTGTTTGTGCTGTCAACTTTGCGACAGCAAATTTTATTAACCTTAAATCCTGCTTTGGCAAAAGTTCAAGGCGTCTCTGTAGACTTGCACCGATATATATTTGTGGTGCTGCTTTCTCTAACGGTTGCTGTAGCAATAAAAGCTGTGGGAATACTCCTCGTTAACGCCTTTCTCGTGATTCCTGCTTCCACCGCTAAGTTACTCAGCCACAAATTTTCGCAATTTCTCACCCTTTGTGCGATTCTGGGCGTTTTCAGCAGTGCCGTTGGCTTACTGGGTTCGGGTCTTTTCAACTTCGCCTCTGGACCCAGCATCGTCCTGGTGCAATTTTTATTATTTGTGGGGATTATGGCTTGGCAGAAGGGTTTTGCTGTGAGAAGCAGAGTATAA
- a CDS encoding metallothionein, whose amino-acid sequence MATVTQMKCACESCLCVVALENAIHKDGKPYCSDACANGHADGESCGHTGCGCH is encoded by the coding sequence ATGGCCACTGTAACCCAAATGAAATGTGCCTGTGAATCTTGCCTGTGCGTAGTTGCCCTTGAAAATGCGATACATAAAGATGGCAAGCCCTACTGTAGCGATGCTTGCGCTAACGGTCATGCTGACGGAGAAAGCTGCGGTCACACCGGCTGTGGCTGCCACTAG
- a CDS encoding glycosyltransferase encodes MKYALVHEWLTPEATGGSELVVQEILQHINADLYALIDFESTNPESYLFKRPIGTTFLQHFPLARKGVQKYLPLLPVAIEQLDLREYDVILSSSHAVAKGVLASPQQLHICYCHTPMRYAWEMTFDYLNSSIAGKGLPGILTRQLLHRLRQWDAVSANRVDYFIANSRHTAQRIWRCYRREAEVIYPPVNIDRFSVQPHKQDFYLTVSRLVSYKKVSLIVQAFNQLGLPLVVIGSGPELPLIRKMAKSNVRVLGWQPSEVVQKYMAEAKAFVYAACEDFGMALVEAQACGTPVIAYGAGGALETVRDIQQHPDLGTGVFFAQQSTAALKEAVETFEASQPAFNPDKVRANAEKFAPKIFKERYLAYLDHCYQEFEARNLG; translated from the coding sequence ATGAAGTACGCTCTCGTTCATGAATGGTTAACGCCAGAGGCAACCGGCGGGTCAGAATTGGTTGTGCAGGAAATTTTGCAGCACATCAATGCCGATCTCTACGCACTCATCGATTTTGAATCGACTAATCCAGAAAGCTATCTCTTCAAGCGTCCGATTGGAACGACGTTTCTGCAACATTTTCCTCTAGCGCGGAAGGGGGTGCAAAAATATCTGCCACTGCTGCCGGTGGCGATTGAACAGCTGGATTTGCGAGAGTATGACGTAATTTTGTCTTCTTCCCACGCAGTGGCGAAAGGAGTGCTAGCAAGTCCGCAGCAATTACATATCTGCTACTGCCACACGCCGATGCGTTATGCCTGGGAGATGACGTTTGATTATCTTAATAGCAGTATTGCCGGCAAAGGGCTTCCAGGGATTTTAACGCGACAGTTGCTACACCGGCTCAGGCAGTGGGATGCTGTCTCAGCAAACCGAGTTGACTATTTCATTGCCAACTCCCGACATACCGCACAACGCATCTGGCGCTGCTACCGGCGCGAAGCCGAAGTGATCTATCCGCCGGTGAATATCGATAGATTTTCCGTTCAACCACACAAACAAGATTTTTACCTAACCGTTTCCCGGTTAGTAAGTTATAAAAAAGTATCTTTAATTGTCCAAGCCTTCAACCAGTTAGGGCTTCCCTTAGTGGTGATTGGCAGTGGGCCAGAGTTGCCACTGATTCGCAAAATGGCGAAATCCAATGTGCGAGTGCTGGGTTGGCAGCCGTCTGAAGTTGTACAGAAGTATATGGCGGAGGCGAAAGCCTTTGTGTATGCAGCCTGCGAAGATTTTGGGATGGCTTTGGTGGAAGCTCAAGCCTGTGGGACGCCGGTGATTGCCTACGGTGCCGGTGGCGCACTGGAAACAGTGCGAGATATTCAGCAACACCCGGATTTAGGGACAGGCGTGTTTTTTGCCCAGCAAAGCACAGCAGCTTTAAAGGAGGCGGTGGAGACTTTTGAGGCATCTCAACCGGCTTTTAATCCCGACAAGGTGAGAGCAAACGCAGAAAAATTTGCCCCCAAAATCTTTAAAGAGCGCTACTTGGCCTATTTAGATCACTGTTATCAAGAATTTGAGGCTAGAAATCTAGGCTAA
- a CDS encoding sugar transferase yields the protein MTAESQLISGKVIRAMVKRGFPPLALSGLDGEFSKRLFDILFSLCVLILFSPVYLLLAMLIALASPGPVFYRQERVGKNRQSFGCLKFRTMVQNADEMLLELMTESPHLRQEFENNFKLKQDPRITWIGRFLRLTSLDEFPQFWNVLKGDMSVVGPRPLVEEELPKYGRHIDKVLTIRPGITGLWQVSGRNDIPYPRRVQMDVYYVNFRNFWMDLWLIFKTLGVVIFPKNNGAY from the coding sequence ATGACTGCCGAAAGCCAACTCATCTCCGGCAAGGTCATTCGGGCGATGGTTAAACGGGGCTTTCCGCCCCTCGCATTGAGTGGTCTAGACGGAGAGTTTTCTAAGCGGTTGTTCGATATTCTGTTTTCTCTATGTGTTCTGATCCTGTTTTCCCCAGTTTATCTGCTCTTAGCTATGCTAATTGCTCTGGCCTCACCAGGGCCAGTTTTTTACAGACAAGAGCGTGTGGGAAAAAACCGCCAATCCTTTGGCTGTCTTAAATTCAGAACAATGGTTCAAAACGCTGACGAAATGTTGCTAGAACTCATGACAGAGTCCCCCCATCTTCGTCAAGAATTCGAGAATAATTTCAAGCTTAAACAAGACCCTAGAATTACCTGGATCGGTCGATTTTTAAGGCTGACTAGCTTGGATGAATTTCCTCAATTTTGGAATGTTTTGAAAGGGGACATGAGCGTTGTGGGTCCTAGACCTTTAGTGGAAGAGGAACTGCCGAAATATGGACGGCATATAGATAAGGTGCTAACCATCCGGCCTGGAATTACAGGCTTGTGGCAAGTATCTGGGCGGAATGACATTCCCTATCCCCGCCGAGTTCAAATGGATGTCTATTATGTCAACTTCCGGAATTTTTGGATGGATTTGTGGCTGATTTTCAAAACCCTTGGCGTCGTCATTTTCCCCAAAAATAATGGAGCCTACTAA